One genomic window of Comamonas serinivorans includes the following:
- a CDS encoding LysR substrate-binding domain-containing protein — protein sequence MSTARYRAFVAVAHHGSLSAAARALGVSQPTVSTQIAALERQSRVELFHRQGYRMSLSSTGHKLLALAQRLMVAESEADFFLRDSGRLHRGELKIGAVGPFHVVEMVAAYRAQYPGMQLAIRMGNSQQVLHDLTHYTTDVAILAGRYERPELALREYARHAIILLAHVDHPFAQRDQVAIGELQGQALVLREQGSTTRLALEAALQAAGVQPCMGLEIGSREAIREAVARGLGLGAVSEAEFVPHAQLRPVRIVGDPASTTTYVYCMAERRDSLLVRSFWDAI from the coding sequence ATGAGCACCGCCCGTTATCGCGCCTTCGTGGCCGTCGCCCACCATGGCAGCCTGAGTGCCGCCGCGCGGGCGCTGGGCGTGAGCCAACCCACCGTGTCGACGCAGATTGCCGCCCTCGAGCGGCAAAGCCGGGTCGAGCTCTTTCACCGCCAGGGCTACCGCATGTCGCTGAGCAGCACCGGCCACAAGCTGCTGGCCCTGGCGCAACGGCTGATGGTCGCCGAGTCAGAGGCAGACTTCTTCCTGCGCGACTCGGGCCGGCTGCACCGCGGCGAACTCAAGATCGGTGCCGTCGGGCCCTTCCACGTGGTCGAGATGGTGGCGGCCTACCGCGCGCAGTACCCCGGCATGCAGCTCGCCATCCGCATGGGCAACTCGCAGCAGGTGCTGCATGACCTCACGCACTACACCACCGACGTGGCGATCCTGGCCGGTCGCTACGAACGGCCTGAGCTCGCCCTGCGCGAATACGCCCGCCACGCCATCATCCTGCTGGCCCACGTCGACCACCCCTTCGCCCAGCGGGACCAGGTGGCGATCGGCGAGTTGCAGGGCCAGGCCCTGGTGCTGCGAGAACAGGGGTCGACCACCCGGCTGGCCCTGGAAGCCGCGCTGCAGGCCGCCGGCGTGCAGCCCTGCATGGGGCTGGAGATCGGCAGCCGAGAGGCCATCCGCGAGGCCGTTGCGCGCGGCCTGGGCCTGGGTGCGGTGTCCGAGGCCGAGTTCGTGCCCCACGCCCAGCTTCGCCCGGTGCGCATCGTGGGCGACCCGGCCAGCACCACCACCTACGTGTACTGCATGGCCGAGCGCCGCGACAGCCTCCTGGTGCGCTCGTTCTGGGATGCGATCTGA
- a CDS encoding autotransporter assembly complex protein TamA has translation MAPTASAPQDAAPSTVQRETASAPARSERTSQASEPPSDAAAGSRGVAAADTVADAGSDDGTPREPGTTPRGQVGAAGDVPTVAAFTVEVRSEDKAVRELVDKHIELKRYAAVDDLDEVELQRLMALSEKDVRNLLGALGHFNPQVDIRASGPVAQHPTVVVTIEPGPRTRVADVRFDFQGDIATNPDADVAQQRQAITEDWSLHEGEAFSQSDWSSAKSDALRGLVAKRYPTGKISHSLADIDAPENAAHLQLTLDSGPLYRLGPITVKGQERYDPVLAERLSWLKPGEVYDQKRLVDAQQRLAASGYYNAAYIAIDPEGEPSAVPVTIQVREAKLQRLNLGVGFSTDSGPRLTLEHRHNKVPGIGWRAITKIHANRKTPLLESEWMSLPSSGGWRWAALGRIERIDDDSLVTSAVKLRYGRVKSEERYDRNIYVQYDRATVRLSSEARVNSSITANNLGDALIGDGAAISLNYAWTGRYFDNATNPRSGFGLGFDVGGGTTLLNGNKPFVRAQGRWLGLMPLRSSRLQFRTEVGAVMANDRAAIPASYLFRTGGDTSVRGYGFRRIGIPYEGDITLPGRYMAVASVEWLRPIFEDRFPGLLEHAVFVDVGGVANKAQDIRSNWGVGTGVRMNTPVGPLALDVAYGVESKAVRLHMSVGFVF, from the coding sequence ATGGCACCCACGGCCAGCGCGCCACAGGACGCGGCGCCATCCACCGTCCAGCGCGAGACGGCTTCGGCACCCGCCCGCTCCGAGCGCACGTCCCAAGCCTCCGAACCCCCATCCGATGCGGCGGCGGGCAGCAGGGGCGTTGCCGCGGCTGACACCGTGGCCGATGCCGGAAGCGACGATGGCACCCCGCGCGAACCCGGCACCACGCCCCGCGGCCAAGTCGGCGCGGCGGGCGACGTGCCCACCGTGGCGGCGTTCACGGTCGAGGTCCGCAGCGAGGACAAGGCGGTGCGTGAACTGGTGGACAAGCACATCGAGCTCAAGCGCTACGCCGCCGTCGACGACCTGGACGAGGTCGAGTTGCAGCGCCTGATGGCCCTGTCGGAAAAAGATGTGCGCAACCTGCTCGGCGCGCTCGGCCATTTCAACCCCCAGGTGGACATCCGGGCCAGTGGGCCCGTTGCCCAGCACCCCACGGTGGTGGTGACGATCGAGCCCGGCCCCCGCACGCGCGTGGCCGACGTGCGCTTCGACTTTCAGGGCGACATCGCCACCAACCCCGATGCCGACGTGGCCCAGCAGCGCCAGGCCATCACCGAGGACTGGTCGCTCCACGAAGGCGAGGCCTTTTCCCAGTCCGACTGGTCCAGCGCCAAATCGGATGCCCTGCGCGGCCTGGTCGCCAAACGCTACCCCACGGGCAAGATCAGCCACAGCCTGGCCGACATCGATGCGCCCGAGAACGCGGCCCACCTTCAGCTGACGCTGGACTCGGGCCCGCTGTACCGCCTGGGGCCCATCACCGTCAAAGGCCAGGAGCGCTACGACCCGGTGCTGGCCGAGCGCCTGTCCTGGCTCAAGCCCGGCGAGGTCTATGACCAAAAGCGCCTGGTCGACGCCCAGCAGCGGCTGGCGGCCAGCGGCTATTACAACGCGGCCTACATCGCCATCGACCCCGAGGGCGAACCCAGTGCCGTGCCGGTGACGATTCAGGTGCGCGAGGCCAAGCTGCAGCGCCTGAACCTGGGCGTGGGCTTTTCCACCGATTCCGGGCCTCGCCTGACGCTGGAGCACCGGCACAACAAGGTGCCCGGCATCGGCTGGCGCGCCATCACCAAGATCCACGCCAACCGCAAAACGCCGCTGCTCGAATCCGAGTGGATGTCGCTGCCGTCCTCGGGCGGCTGGCGCTGGGCCGCGCTGGGTCGCATCGAGCGCATCGACGACGACAGCCTGGTGACGTCCGCCGTCAAGCTGCGCTATGGGCGCGTGAAAAGCGAAGAGCGCTACGACCGCAACATCTATGTGCAGTATGACCGTGCCACCGTTCGACTGTCATCGGAAGCACGGGTGAACTCCTCCATCACAGCCAACAACCTGGGCGACGCCCTGATCGGCGACGGTGCCGCCATCAGCCTGAACTACGCCTGGACGGGCCGCTACTTCGACAACGCCACCAACCCGCGCAGCGGCTTCGGCCTGGGGTTTGACGTGGGCGGCGGCACCACGCTGCTGAACGGCAACAAGCCCTTTGTGCGCGCCCAGGGCCGCTGGCTGGGCCTGATGCCGCTGCGCAGCAGCCGGCTGCAGTTCCGCACCGAGGTCGGCGCCGTCATGGCCAACGACCGCGCCGCCATCCCGGCCTCGTACCTGTTCCGCACCGGGGGCGACACCAGCGTGCGCGGCTACGGCTTCCGGCGCATCGGCATTCCCTACGAGGGCGACATCACCCTGCCCGGCCGCTACATGGCCGTGGCCAGCGTGGAATGGCTGCGGCCGATCTTTGAAGACCGCTTCCCGGGCCTGCTGGAACACGCGGTGTTCGTCGATGTGGGCGGCGTGGCCAACAAGGCCCAGGACATCCGCAGCAACTGGGGCGTGGGCACCGGGGTGCGCATGAACACGCCCGTGGGCCCCCTGGCCCTGGATGTGGCCTATGGCGTGGAATCCAAAGCGGTGCGCCTGCACATGTCGGTGGGGTTTGTGTTTTGA
- a CDS encoding putative Na+/H+ antiporter yields the protein MPILSLQWIAAFVFAIALLHTFTAKQFERLSKRFPRHAGLFHLLGEVEVVFGFWAMVLIVLMAMTAGHTEALAYAESRNYTEPLFVFVVMVMAASRPVLATVVQLVNGLARLAPVRAPLATAWLGLAAVPLLGSLITEPAAMTIAALLLAPQIFRPLLPEWVKYLALGVLFVNISIGGTLTAYAAPPVLMVAATWQWDSAFMLVTFGWKAALAVLVNATVATWVLRKHLMPMPDGAASAPAAVPWAVVLVHLGLLAGVVLAAHHPVIFMGLFLMFLGFTQAYARHQSPLILKEALLVGFFLAGLVVLGGMQQWWLQPIVAGLEPLALFAGALGLTAVTDNAALTYLGSLIEGMSEEARYMLVSGAVAGGGLTVIANAPNPAGVALLKRGFADETVGAGGLLLGALLPTLVAALAFLLL from the coding sequence ATGCCCATCCTCTCGCTTCAGTGGATCGCAGCCTTTGTTTTTGCGATCGCCCTGCTCCACACCTTCACCGCCAAGCAGTTCGAGCGGCTTTCCAAACGCTTCCCACGCCACGCTGGCCTGTTCCACCTGCTGGGCGAGGTGGAAGTGGTCTTCGGCTTCTGGGCCATGGTCCTCATCGTGCTCATGGCCATGACGGCGGGCCACACCGAGGCCCTGGCCTATGCCGAATCGCGCAACTACACCGAACCCCTGTTCGTCTTCGTGGTGATGGTCATGGCCGCCTCGCGGCCCGTGCTGGCCACGGTGGTCCAACTCGTCAACGGCCTGGCCCGCTTGGCACCGGTTCGCGCGCCCCTGGCCACGGCCTGGCTGGGCCTGGCCGCCGTGCCGTTGCTGGGGTCGCTGATCACCGAGCCGGCCGCCATGACCATTGCCGCGCTGCTGTTGGCGCCACAGATCTTTCGCCCCCTCCTGCCCGAATGGGTGAAGTACCTGGCGCTGGGCGTGCTGTTCGTGAACATCTCCATCGGCGGCACCCTCACCGCTTATGCGGCGCCACCCGTGCTCATGGTGGCCGCCACCTGGCAGTGGGACAGCGCCTTCATGCTGGTCACCTTTGGCTGGAAGGCGGCGCTGGCCGTGCTGGTGAACGCGACCGTGGCCACCTGGGTGCTGCGCAAGCACCTCATGCCCATGCCCGACGGCGCGGCCTCGGCCCCGGCAGCCGTGCCGTGGGCGGTGGTCCTGGTACACCTGGGCCTGCTGGCCGGCGTGGTGCTGGCCGCGCATCACCCGGTGATTTTCATGGGGCTGTTTTTGATGTTCCTCGGGTTCACGCAGGCCTACGCCCGCCACCAAAGCCCGTTGATCCTCAAGGAAGCCTTGCTGGTGGGCTTTTTCCTGGCCGGCCTGGTGGTGCTGGGCGGCATGCAGCAGTGGTGGCTGCAACCCATCGTGGCCGGTCTGGAGCCGCTCGCGCTGTTTGCGGGGGCCCTGGGGCTCACCGCCGTGACCGACAACGCCGCGTTGACTTACCTGGGTTCGCTCATCGAGGGCATGAGCGAAGAAGCGCGTTACATGCTGGTCTCCGGCGCGGTGGCGGGTGGTGGCCTCACCGTGATCGCCAACGCCCCCAATCCGGCGGGCGTCGCCTTGCTCAAGCGCGGCTTTGCCGATGAAACCGTGGGCGCGGGCGGCCTGCTGCTGGGGGCGCTGCTGCCCACGCTGGTCGCTGCGCTGGCCTTCCTGCTGCTCTGA
- a CDS encoding ABC transporter permease → MRLLQTLALVLLAAVLCVPVLSVLASWAQWDAGTANILSEMAATVLPEYALTTVILCVGVALGVVGVGTVTAMAVTLVDFPGRRQFEWLLLLPMAMPAYVVAYAYTDFFQFSGPFQTWLRASFGLQGRLLPEIRSTGGATLIFIVVLYPYVYLLARAALSERAAHLMEAARLMGAPLSRRLRQVALPMIRPALVAGLALALMEVLADYGVVTYFGIQTFTAGIYKAWLSMDNRVAAAQLATMLLASVVLVLSLERHARRRQRFASVRGRAGSNEAQALPLSGSGVVLAWAVCGVPILLGFVLPVAFQLRALYAADWEMLPWTRYLAWGWNSVYLAGLTAALAVLLALGLAYVQRTRRDWASRGVVGLVSLGYAVPGAVVLVGLLLPVGWVQGRWPDAQLGYWITATVLGLIWAYLVRFTAVAMQSVHSGYTRIAPSLDESARMLGASGPRLLARVHWPLLKRSTAAAGLLVFVDVMKELPVTVVLRPFNTDTLAVIANQLARDERLGEAAVPALALVAVGLIPVMLLSRALRAKSG, encoded by the coding sequence GTGCGATTGCTTCAGACCCTTGCCCTTGTCCTGCTGGCGGCCGTGCTGTGCGTGCCAGTGCTGAGCGTGCTGGCGTCATGGGCGCAGTGGGATGCCGGCACGGCGAACATCCTGAGCGAGATGGCCGCCACCGTGCTGCCGGAGTACGCGCTCACCACGGTGATCCTGTGCGTGGGGGTGGCGCTGGGCGTGGTGGGGGTGGGCACGGTCACCGCCATGGCGGTCACGCTGGTGGATTTTCCGGGTCGGCGGCAGTTTGAGTGGCTGCTGCTGCTGCCCATGGCCATGCCGGCCTATGTCGTGGCCTACGCCTACACCGATTTTTTCCAGTTCAGCGGTCCGTTTCAGACCTGGCTGCGGGCCAGCTTTGGGCTGCAGGGCCGGTTGCTGCCCGAGATCCGCTCGACCGGTGGCGCCACGCTGATCTTCATCGTCGTGCTCTACCCCTACGTCTACCTGCTGGCCCGCGCGGCCCTGAGCGAGCGCGCCGCCCACCTGATGGAGGCCGCACGCCTGATGGGCGCACCGCTGTCGCGGCGCCTGCGCCAGGTGGCCCTGCCCATGATCCGGCCTGCGCTGGTGGCCGGCCTGGCCCTGGCTCTGATGGAGGTGCTGGCCGACTATGGCGTGGTGACGTACTTCGGCATCCAAACCTTCACCGCCGGCATCTACAAGGCCTGGCTCAGCATGGACAACCGGGTGGCGGCCGCGCAGCTGGCCACCATGCTGCTGGCCAGCGTGGTGCTGGTCCTGAGCCTGGAGCGCCACGCGCGCCGGCGCCAGCGCTTTGCCAGCGTACGCGGGCGAGCCGGCAGCAACGAGGCCCAGGCGTTGCCGCTGTCGGGGTCTGGCGTGGTGCTGGCCTGGGCGGTGTGCGGCGTCCCCATCCTGCTGGGGTTTGTGCTGCCCGTCGCCTTTCAGCTGCGGGCGCTGTACGCCGCCGACTGGGAGATGCTGCCCTGGACCCGTTACCTGGCCTGGGGCTGGAACAGCGTTTACCTGGCTGGCCTGACGGCCGCGCTGGCCGTGCTGCTGGCGCTGGGGCTGGCCTACGTGCAGCGGACCCGGCGCGACTGGGCCTCGCGCGGCGTGGTGGGGCTGGTCAGCCTGGGCTATGCGGTGCCCGGTGCCGTGGTGCTGGTGGGCCTGCTGTTGCCGGTGGGCTGGGTGCAGGGCCGCTGGCCCGACGCGCAGCTGGGCTACTGGATCACCGCCACGGTGCTGGGCCTGATCTGGGCCTACTTGGTGCGCTTCACGGCTGTGGCGATGCAGTCGGTGCACAGCGGCTACACGCGCATCGCCCCCAGCCTGGACGAATCCGCGCGCATGCTGGGGGCGAGCGGGCCTCGCCTGCTGGCGCGCGTGCACTGGCCGCTGCTCAAGCGGTCGACCGCCGCGGCGGGGCTGCTGGTGTTCGTGGACGTGATGAAGGAGTTGCCCGTGACTGTGGTGCTGCGCCCCTTCAACACCGACACCCTGGCCGTGATCGCCAACCAGCTGGCCCGCGACGAGCGCCTGGGCGAAGCGGCTGTGCCGGCGCTGGCGTTGGTCGCGGTGGGGCTGATCCCCGTCATGCTGCTGAGCCGGGCGTTGCGGGCCAAGTCGGGTTGA
- the bfr gene encoding bacterioferritin, with translation MQGDPKAIAFLQAQLKNELTAINQTFVHYRMLGHWGLDKLGKAEYRASIEAMKAADELMARIFMLDDLPNLQDLGKLQIGEDVPEILACDLRVELAKQQTLKDGVVHCETVRDFVSRDLLQEMLEDVEERIDWLETQQDLIEKTGLQNYLQSQMADAED, from the coding sequence ATGCAAGGTGACCCCAAAGCCATCGCGTTCTTGCAAGCGCAGCTCAAGAACGAACTCACGGCCATCAACCAGACCTTTGTGCACTACCGCATGCTGGGCCACTGGGGCCTGGACAAGCTGGGCAAGGCCGAGTACCGGGCGTCGATCGAGGCCATGAAGGCCGCGGACGAGCTCATGGCGCGCATCTTCATGCTCGACGACCTGCCCAACCTGCAGGACTTGGGCAAGCTGCAGATCGGCGAGGACGTGCCCGAGATCCTCGCCTGCGACCTGCGCGTGGAACTCGCCAAGCAGCAGACCCTCAAGGACGGTGTGGTGCATTGCGAAACGGTGCGCGATTTCGTCTCGCGCGACCTGCTGCAGGAGATGCTCGAAGACGTCGAGGAGCGCATCGACTGGCTGGAAACGCAGCAGGACCTGATCGAGAAGACAGGCCTGCAGAACTACCTGCAAAGCCAGATGGCGGACGCCGAAGACTGA
- a CDS encoding ABC transporter ATP-binding protein codes for MNLQLQDVEVRYTGQARPAVDAVGFELAPGEIGALIGPSGCGKTSLLRAVAGLERLSAGSIHLHGQALSSAHQHVAPEKRRMGMVFQDYALFPHMSVAQNVAFGLQHLPAAERERRVQTALDRVGLAQAGARAPHELSGGQQQRVALARALAPEPQLLLLDEPFSNLDVDLRERLAYEVRDILKAAGATALFVTHDQMEAFAIADHVGVMNQGRLHQWDAPYQLYHRPATRFVADFIGKGVFVPARVVRDVNAQGQPRAAHLLTALGVLDALDDCPLPGAYANDECDLLLRADDVVHAPDSPLRAQVLRKAFRGADHLYTLALADGTQLLAQVPSHVDHALGDWMGIAPALRHAVTFARDA; via the coding sequence ATGAATTTGCAGCTGCAAGACGTGGAAGTGCGCTACACCGGCCAGGCCAGGCCCGCCGTGGATGCGGTGGGCTTTGAGCTGGCGCCGGGCGAGATCGGCGCGCTGATCGGCCCGTCCGGCTGCGGCAAAACCAGTCTGCTGCGCGCCGTGGCCGGCCTGGAACGCCTGAGCGCCGGCAGCATTCACCTGCATGGCCAGGCGCTCAGCAGTGCCCACCAGCACGTGGCCCCTGAAAAACGCCGCATGGGCATGGTGTTCCAGGACTACGCCCTGTTTCCGCACATGAGCGTGGCGCAAAACGTGGCCTTCGGCCTGCAGCACCTGCCGGCCGCCGAACGCGAGCGCCGGGTGCAAACCGCCCTGGACCGCGTGGGCCTGGCGCAGGCCGGCGCGCGGGCCCCGCACGAGTTGTCGGGCGGCCAGCAGCAGCGCGTTGCCCTGGCCCGGGCCCTGGCGCCCGAACCCCAGTTGCTGCTGCTGGACGAGCCCTTCTCCAACCTCGACGTCGACCTGCGCGAGCGCCTGGCCTACGAGGTGCGCGACATCCTCAAGGCCGCGGGCGCCACAGCCTTGTTCGTCACCCACGACCAGATGGAGGCCTTTGCCATCGCCGACCACGTGGGCGTGATGAACCAGGGCCGGCTGCACCAGTGGGATGCGCCCTACCAGCTCTACCACCGCCCCGCCACGCGTTTCGTGGCCGACTTCATCGGCAAGGGCGTGTTCGTGCCGGCGCGCGTGGTGCGCGACGTGAACGCCCAGGGCCAGCCCCGCGCCGCGCACCTGTTGACCGCACTCGGCGTGCTCGACGCCCTGGACGACTGCCCCCTGCCCGGCGCCTATGCCAACGACGAATGCGACCTGCTGCTGCGGGCCGACGACGTGGTGCATGCGCCCGATTCCCCCCTGCGGGCCCAGGTGCTGCGCAAAGCCTTTCGCGGTGCCGACCACCTCTACACCCTGGCGCTGGCCGACGGCACCCAGCTGCTGGCCCAGGTGCCCAGCCACGTCGACCACGCGCTGGGCGACTGGATGGGCATCGCGCCCGCCTTGCGCCACGCCGTCACCTTTGCCCGCGACGCCTGA
- the phnD gene encoding phosphonate ABC transporter substrate-binding protein: MTLTRKAWLNAALTLVLASGVSHTAFAQTAELRVGLIPSEDAQAMIRASQQVMAQLAAKTGMKVRPFVANDYNGVIEAMRAGKIDVAYFGPFSYVLASQLAEAEAFAIPVSKKSGQSSYQSILITKKDGGASTLAQLQGKTFAFVDPSSASGHLFPKAGLKSEGIATDTYFSRVIFSGSHDASILAVANGKVDAAAVAEPIFHNAVAKGHVKAEDFRIVWRSQAIPESPMAWRKSLDAATKQKVATALADIKGLPWGDRGELNGFAATTDKAYDVVRQTAKALDLDLGAMK, translated from the coding sequence ATGACACTGACCCGCAAAGCCTGGCTGAACGCCGCCTTGACCCTGGTGCTGGCCAGCGGTGTGAGCCACACCGCCTTCGCGCAGACCGCCGAGTTGCGCGTGGGCCTGATCCCCTCTGAAGACGCGCAAGCCATGATCCGGGCCAGCCAGCAGGTCATGGCGCAGCTGGCCGCCAAGACCGGCATGAAGGTCAGACCCTTCGTGGCGAACGACTACAACGGCGTGATCGAAGCCATGCGCGCCGGCAAGATCGACGTGGCGTACTTCGGCCCGTTCTCGTACGTGTTGGCCAGCCAGCTGGCCGAGGCCGAGGCCTTCGCCATCCCGGTGTCCAAGAAGTCGGGGCAAAGCTCGTACCAGAGCATCCTCATCACGAAGAAGGACGGCGGCGCCAGCACCTTGGCCCAGCTGCAAGGCAAGACCTTTGCCTTCGTCGACCCCAGCTCGGCCTCGGGACACCTGTTTCCCAAGGCGGGCCTGAAAAGCGAGGGCATCGCCACCGATACCTACTTCTCGCGGGTGATCTTTTCGGGCTCGCACGACGCCAGCATCCTGGCCGTGGCCAACGGCAAGGTCGATGCCGCTGCGGTGGCCGAGCCGATCTTTCACAACGCCGTGGCCAAGGGCCACGTCAAAGCCGAGGACTTTCGGATCGTGTGGCGCTCGCAAGCCATCCCCGAGTCGCCCATGGCCTGGCGCAAAAGCCTGGACGCCGCCACCAAGCAGAAGGTGGCGACCGCCCTGGCCGACATCAAAGGCCTGCCCTGGGGCGACCGAGGCGAGCTGAATGGCTTTGCCGCCACCACCGACAAGGCCTACGACGTGGTGCGCCAGACCGCAAAGGCCCTGGATCTGGACCTGGGGGCCATGAAATGA
- a CDS encoding translocation/assembly module TamB domain-containing protein: protein MPTAVVDARAQGQADLALTWRGGWALPTVDAQLKAPTLTWQPPGDAQALGVRQLQLALQGGLDQATLSLSGQALQGERSAQLDLHAQGGRSTPQAPLAHANWRLQLNRLAIDLRDPQLGAGRWRAQLAQPVNGEWRAAQGRQTAALTVASGELSLTSPEPARTARVLWDPVRWQPGQLSTAGRIVGLPMAWAEAVAGDAMRQAGVSGDVVFNGQWNAQLGQQLKLEASLTRTQGDLTVIRKDAATGIESRIAAGLREARLGLRNDGERVNAQLRWDSAQLGTATGDLATRLAASRGADGQTQWTLPDTAPLDGQLKLQLPRVNAWSILAPPGWRLHGSVNADVKIAGTLGAPLVTGNLGADDLAMRSVVDGLEFGRGRLRARLAGQKLLLDEFSLRGAGDQGGRLLATGEAGLVDGAPQASLAIQLQRLRASIRADRQVTVSGQVDASLNGKLTRVTGQLGVDHALILLPEDSAPTLGSDVVVRGAKDIATRRRDEPLGNSNMATAAASESPAKPANTDLQVQADVKLNLGDDFRLRGMGIDTKLKGELTLAANGPLTAMPRLTGDVRTEGGTFKAYNQNLTIQRGLIRFSGAIDNPTLDIRALRPNYASEQRVGVQVQGTALLPVVTLYSNPSLSDTEALAWLLLGRAAPDTGAEAAMLQSAAMAVLGGKSGTSLASRFGLDELSFGSGNGSTSDASVTLGKRLSDNLYASYERSLSGVTGTLMIYLELSRRWTVRGQAGEDSAIDLLFRLSYD, encoded by the coding sequence ATGCCCACCGCCGTGGTTGACGCCCGCGCGCAGGGCCAGGCCGATCTGGCGCTGACGTGGCGCGGTGGTTGGGCGCTGCCCACCGTGGATGCCCAGCTCAAGGCGCCCACGCTCACCTGGCAACCACCGGGCGATGCCCAGGCGTTGGGTGTGCGCCAGCTGCAGCTCGCGTTGCAAGGCGGGTTGGACCAGGCCACGCTGAGCCTCAGCGGCCAGGCCTTGCAGGGCGAACGCTCGGCCCAGCTCGACCTGCACGCCCAGGGCGGCCGCAGCACGCCCCAAGCGCCGCTGGCCCACGCCAACTGGCGGCTGCAGCTGAACCGGCTTGCCATTGACCTGCGCGATCCCCAGCTGGGAGCAGGCCGTTGGCGGGCCCAGCTCGCCCAGCCCGTCAATGGCGAATGGCGTGCGGCCCAGGGCCGGCAGACCGCCGCCTTGACCGTGGCCAGTGGCGAGTTGAGCCTCACCTCGCCCGAGCCCGCGCGCACCGCACGCGTCCTCTGGGATCCGGTGCGCTGGCAACCGGGCCAACTCAGCACAGCGGGCCGTATCGTGGGGCTGCCCATGGCCTGGGCCGAAGCAGTGGCCGGCGACGCCATGCGCCAGGCCGGCGTGAGCGGCGACGTGGTGTTCAATGGCCAGTGGAACGCCCAGCTGGGCCAGCAACTCAAGCTGGAGGCCAGCCTGACGCGGACCCAGGGCGACCTGACCGTGATCCGCAAGGATGCGGCAACCGGCATCGAAAGCCGCATCGCGGCCGGCCTGCGCGAGGCACGCCTGGGGCTGCGCAACGACGGCGAACGCGTGAACGCCCAGCTGCGCTGGGACAGCGCCCAACTGGGCACGGCCACCGGCGACCTGGCCACGCGGCTGGCAGCCTCGCGCGGGGCCGATGGCCAGACCCAGTGGACCTTGCCGGACACGGCACCGCTCGACGGCCAGCTCAAGCTGCAGCTGCCGCGCGTCAACGCCTGGTCCATCCTGGCGCCACCGGGCTGGCGCCTCCACGGCAGCGTCAACGCCGATGTGAAGATCGCCGGCACCCTGGGCGCGCCGCTGGTGACGGGCAACCTGGGCGCCGACGACCTGGCCATGCGCTCGGTGGTCGATGGCCTGGAGTTCGGCCGGGGCCGCCTGCGGGCCCGCCTGGCCGGCCAGAAGCTGCTGCTCGACGAATTCAGCCTGCGCGGCGCGGGCGACCAGGGTGGTCGCTTGCTCGCCACCGGCGAAGCCGGCTTGGTCGACGGGGCGCCGCAGGCCAGCCTGGCCATTCAGCTGCAACGCCTGCGCGCCAGCATCCGCGCCGACCGCCAGGTGACGGTGTCCGGCCAGGTGGACGCCAGCCTCAACGGCAAGCTCACCCGCGTCACGGGCCAGTTGGGCGTGGACCACGCCCTCATCCTGCTGCCCGAGGATTCGGCGCCCACGCTGGGCTCCGACGTGGTCGTGCGGGGGGCCAAGGACATCGCCACCCGGCGCCGCGACGAGCCCCTGGGCAACAGCAACATGGCCACCGCCGCCGCCAGCGAGTCCCCCGCCAAGCCCGCGAACACCGACCTGCAGGTGCAGGCCGACGTGAAGCTCAACCTTGGTGACGACTTTCGCCTGCGCGGCATGGGCATCGACACCAAGCTCAAGGGCGAGCTGACGCTGGCCGCCAACGGGCCGCTGACGGCCATGCCCAGGCTGACGGGCGATGTGCGCACCGAAGGCGGCACCTTCAAGGCCTACAACCAGAACCTCACCATCCAGCGCGGCCTGATCCGCTTCAGCGGCGCCATCGACAACCCCACCCTCGACATCCGGGCCCTGCGGCCCAACTACGCGTCCGAACAACGCGTGGGCGTTCAGGTGCAAGGCACCGCCCTGCTGCCGGTCGTCACGCTGTACTCCAACCCCAGCCTGTCGGACACCGAAGCCCTGGCCTGGCTGCTGCTGGGCCGGGCCGCACCCGACACGGGCGCCGAAGCGGCCATGCTGCAATCGGCGGCCATGGCGGTGTTGGGGGGCAAGAGCGGCACGTCGCTGGCCTCGCGGTTCGGGCTCGATGAGCTGTCGTTCGGGTCGGGCAATGGCAGCACCTCGGACGCCAGCGTCACGCTGGGCAAGCGCCTGTCGGACAACCTGTACGCCAGCTACGAGCGCAGCCTTTCAGGGGTCACCGGCACCCTGATGATTTATTTGGAGCTGTCGCGCCGCTGGACCGTGCGCGGCCAGGCCGGCGAAGACAGCGCGATCGACCTGCTGTTCCGCCTGTCGTACGACTGA